A segment of the Corylus avellana chromosome ca2, CavTom2PMs-1.0 genome:
ctttatttttaagtttttgtcaaaagtgtattttgactatttttaggctttttggacccttaaaaacgctttttatttttttaccaaatgactacttttttcttcaaacaggctttttgagtattaaatgcacttttaggcTCTTttaacgcaatcccaaacaggccctcaCTCCTACGTGTTTGCTGCTTCAATTTCTTTTGGATCCCGACTACTTCCCACAGTGAAATAATCAACAAAATTGATCCAATtaaattttcatacaaaactTGTTTTCCCACTTTAACAGCTTTCCAACTCGCTAAAAATCATTGAAAAGTTTCCATTAAATATAAATGTGACTACcaaagcttttattttattttatttatttattttttatgttgtccTATTCCTACTTTTGTCtattgcaccaaaaaaaaaaaaaattaattaataaatacatCTAAAAGGTTGTGATGAACCTTGAATAATTGTATTgagcaataataataaattgttgatttattaTAGTCCTTGTGGAGGATGAAAAGCTTATCAACAGACCCTGGGATTGAGGAagaggatcctctccatttctttttttttttttttttttttttctttttttaattatttttttttgacatgtccgtacaagaaTGTgaggagattcgaattagtgatcttcgcttcattaggcgtggttccagccgattgagctatctcttgaagacgatcctctccatttcaaatccccccctatttcctctatttagtgcattttgaagagTAGTGCATTAtgaaaacttttggacaacactaccctttcaaaatgcactaaatggaggagatttaaaatagaaatgatcATTTTCTTGGGACTGGGAGGCGTGGGactgatttttttaattttgttgttttcttgctTCTTGCTGTGAAAAAGAGATAGGAAAGCAGCTTTGAAGGCCTTGTTGTCTCGATAAAGCACAAGGATGAGGAAAAAAGCGgggggacaaaaaaaaaaaaaaaaaaagaagcattatGTATCTTGTAATTAGGaggttattaaattttgaagattAAAATGCAAACATACTAATATTTTGGGAAAGTAGAGCgtatttattttaacataacAACTCTCATTTAGAATGACGGAAAAAGAGGGTTAGGGAtgctttcttttaatttaagagACTCGTATCAAAGACAAATCAAACTTTTCTAAGACTTCTAAGAGGAAAACAATGCGGAAATTAACAAAGCCAAGTTTTAAATTACTTAGCAATTAGGTTGAGACTCTGAATTAAAatgagattttctttttcttttctttgtacttcctCTCCTAGGCCacaaaattcattctcttttggATACGCTGAATGTATTATAGGAGCCAACACAAATTGTTGGCAatgatgttttcttttatttattgaatgaaaACGAGTTTAATTCTTTTGGATTGGAGAGGATTATAGTTCGATTATTCTGACagttaataatttattgaagcCTTTTACCGTGTAATTGAGGAGACATGTTTTATTGGGATATGAAATACGATACCCGAATGGGTATAGACACAATCCAAGTTAATGATGATCTTGTAGACAAAATGGTCAAAACCTATGAACTTTTGGCAAGTAATAATCAACCAAACACCTACAAGTGGATCTCCGacaaaaaggaataaaatatttgtagtGACCACTTTGATGACATTCTAATCCATATCTCTTCTCAATTCATCTGCCCACTCCTCCAAcatgtatttctttttctcccgATGGAAAATTTGTCTTAAACAATTGATGTATGATTTGGAAAGGAAGCAATCAGATTAGACtttattgtgttttgttttttcaatcttttcttacttttaatattaTCCAAACGACCCTTCCTGACTTacaattttgtttcatttgGATGAACTGTCCGGTACCCCAAGtccaaataatatatataattttgtgggCTTAGACTTGTTTCGAGATGTCCACTTCAACCACCTTTTTCTATGCAATGCCCTTATATTATTGaagtgttttattattattattattattattaatgctatatatcacATTATTATCTCATTATTAGCTCATTATATTAATTAGCTTATAGCCCGTACTATGCGTGGGATTACAGTTTTAGAGAGAGATAATATATGATaggaaatacaataaataagaaaataagagaaattgaggaaaaaattttaaatctaaaaccaactgtaaaatatatatatatatatatatatatatatatatattagatcaAAAATAGTATACTTTTCCGAGCACCAAATCCACCACTTTTGTAAGAATTGAACCACAACGATTATCACATAAACGatttcattacattttttttaaaaaaaaaaaaaaaaaatccaatatatggttttatatatatatacacacaacgaattttatggtttttatttttttttaatcgcatatattggattttaattatggttttttaagtaaggtatatatatatatatatatatatatatattaaaggacCGATTCACTacttaataaatataaaaacgtGGAGAGAGGAAACAAAatatgatttgtattatttgtttccttattaaatttggacattaataatagttaatttattgaataatttacatatggaaaactcttaaaatataattaaatgctcttaATTATGCAAATTTAATGACCagttttttaagtaaaaaccggttcactcttaaaaaattagttaaaaaagTATGACTTAAAAacaggttttgtttttttttttaaatgttcacaCCACATGTTGCAATATTAAGGCACTTTTGAGAGTAATTCgactattatatataatatatatgatatgatatgtcACAACCAATTTATTTTCAGCATAGTGTGATAATAGTAGAATAATAGTGTGGTATAAAGCATTACTCATGTTATTTAATTAAGCAATGCTAATTAATATATTGAcacataattaatatattaacaaTTGTGTACACAGTGATCTTGAAAATCTAATAATATTATTAGTGAAcacattaatatattaaaaaaaaaaacttttggtcTGAACAAGATCTATTCTATTAGcgttgaaaagagaaaagaaaaaataaaaaaataaaaataggacaGAGGATTTGCTTCTTTGCCGTCATCATCTAGTGTGTTTGGTCAACAATGTGGGGGGAGTGGGTGCTTGTGGAGTTGGCAGTGCATGTTGATACTGGGCAGGGCTACTCTTATTAGCTATTACTTTTCTCCTTATTTATCATAGTTTCGAATTTGGGTATAggctttttccttcttttgttttttaattggcGGCGGTGGATTTCCGCCCTACAAATCTCAACACCTATGTATCAATAAATGCTTCTTTTTTAGTCGGGAATAATAAGAGGAACAAGATACTAATGAATCATTTAAAagttggaataggatcctcCAACCCTTTCATGGTCCATCCAATTAATACAAATTTCTATGGGTGGAATATCACAATTCCCATTATCTATCTGATTGATGCGGGTTGGGTTTCTTGCCATTTTGGTGTCATGAATTttgttgatgcaatttttggtCTATATTACTGTTTGCAAGCCATATTTCTTCATGGTTGAGTTACGAGCAGAATTTCTCAAGGGCAAGGGTCTCCGATTGGAGCGCTGAAGATTCTTTGATGCTCAAGTTAGCGCCTCATATATGagtaaaaatatatagttaTGATATGCCACAACTACTCAATATTTTATGTGTGTAAAGTGAAATATATAAAAGGGAAAGAGAGGCGATGGAGAAAGAACAGCCTCCTGGAGAGGAAGAGGCGTGAGAGGGAGAAGACTAAAGAGAGTCTAGAGTCTCCAAGAGAGGGAGACTGAGAGAGACTCGGTTCCAAGAGAAAGGGGTACTTTCTCCTTTTGTAAGCCAAGGTGGACACGTGTCACCTTTTGAATGGGCAATGACAAAATagtaaataaacataaatagATGGACATATTTTATCCCCAACAAATTTGTTATGTGGTTAGTCAAAACTGTGCTtttaatcaatcattttaatGTGTAATCAAATAATTATGTGTGAACTCAAAACCTGGATTAGTAAAGATTAAAAATAGCATGATTTCTCcaattttatgtctttttttcccctctttaaAACACACTAGTTATctttaaaactcaaattaataaaaaaaaaaacgttgaaTAACCCTATTTAATTGATACTTTAACAAGTTAAATGATGGCTTTTTTGACATGAGATATAataatttacaaatttaatgggaaactgaatgttaaaaaaaattagtgaaaatCAATAGCTGAATTTCTTCTGATATAATTGATAAGTaaagggtaaagtctacttaatcccctcaaactaccatctcaatgacaatctaccctctaaactatcaattgcgacaatttactccccaaattatcaaaacaatgacaatgtacccctaatactagcaaaataacaaaatgacccctataaaattttcaataagacaaaaatgcctttaaaatttagaaaaaaaaaaaaaaaaatagtatttttgtttttattttagtaagggtaattttatcattttgttaaaattagggatacattgttattgtttgtgtagtttagggggtaaattgtcgcaattgataatttgaaggtagattgtcattgggggtggtagtttaagggggttaagtagactttacctataaataaataagagaaaatggAGGGATTTAAGGAGAAACTTTAGGAGCAATTATCAAGAGATGTGAGGAATATGTTGACTCTTTGGGGATATAATTAGAAAATGTTTGGTTGAAAGAAGGGGTTCCGTGGTTGACTTGGAGGGTATTAATATATGAAGTTAAGGGCATAGGCTCCACaagggcccaaaaaaaaaaaaagaaaaaaattgggagtaTTTGTTCAActaattagaaaagaaaaagaaaaagaaaagaaaaaaaaaaaaaaaactaatgatttgaagataactattttttatttatttttatatatatatataaactaaattaaatatttcttaGATATTCATTCTATCGTTATCgtttattgactttttttttttagcaggTTTTCATTAATTCAAATGTGTTGATAATTTTAGAACACCAGCATATAAAAAGTGGTTTTCAAGATTTTACTAAACAAAAAAGTTTTTGTCCtgaattaccattttttttacatgtccacacggAAGGAGAAAtagggatttgaactagtgatttttatttcataaggcgtgattcacagtcgattgaactacccattGGAGACCTGATTACCATCGGTTGAGTGTTGACACGGTGACATGTATTCGtgatttataattatatttcaaaaaattgtgGTAAAACTTTGAgctaggagaagaaaaaaaaaaaaagagagaagaaagggGGATGGCATTGGCGTCCCCACTGCATCCCCAACTATCCGATTTCATTGATGAGCATGATGATGGGGTTAGTGCTTACTTATTGACTCCAACAGCACCATTACACAACCAATCATttgttagaaaattaataaattacgaaaaagaaaagaacccaACCCATGTAAATTGTAAtgtaatgtaatgtatgttctcACTTCTCAGcgtaatattatatatatatatatatatatgggcgtGGTTTCTTTTTATAGTTTTTACCCTCCCAAAACATTTGAAAACCCCAAGAAAGAGACCCTCCTTGATGAACTCAACTTTGATTCTCCATCATCAGACcaaatcccaatttttttagtattttttttttaatatataaatatgtttcAACCCAAAAACCGCATTTTCTgctctcttcctcttctctccCCAACTAGTCAAAATGCACACTCCAACTCTCAATCCTTGATTTCTCACCGAAACTCTTTTTCTCTGAGTCTCTTTTAATTCTCTTGGAATGCTCtcctagctttttttttttttttggctcttgcACAGTTGTGTATGTCTGCATGATTCAATCATGTGGGTATTGCTTTCTCTTATTTGGATATTTGTCAGATTCCACAAAGATATATCTGAAATGGGTTTGCGTCTTTGTTTGATTCTGATGTGTTCCATTCGCTGATTCACTGTCCTTTGGCGCTCCTAGATCTGTTTTCGGCTCTGCTCGATCCACTGCTTTATTCCTGCTTTAGTAGCTTTACCACTACCCACAAGGTCAGATCATGGCATTTTACCGTTTATAGTTGTTGCTTTGTTTCGGTATTTTCTGCTTGCTATTTCTAATTGATGAGAGAATTTAGCTGGTTTGCACCGAGTGATGCACAAAAAGTTGGGTCTATGCTCTTTGAAAAACACTAGAGGCTCTTTGATGCTTTGAGTCCGACAACTTGATGATGCATAGGCACCGGAGCAATATTAAGGTGGTTGGGGGGTTTCTTGGGCTTTTGCTAATTCGGCTCAACTCTTTTATTCTATATTTGTTCATGGTGCATAGTTGCACAAACCCTCCATCTCAGAGGTATCTGTTATAAGTTGTGAAAGTAAGTAATGGGCAACGGAACTTCTCGTGTTGTCGGTTGTTTTGTGCCTTTCAATGGGAAAAATGGCGTTGATTTAGAGTTCTTAGAGCCACTAGATGAAGGATTAGGCCATTCCTTCTGTTACGTTAGGCCATCAATTTTTGAATCTCCTGCCATTACCCCATCAAACTCTGAAAGGTATACTGTTGATTCGAGTACCCTCGATTCTGAAACGTTAAGTGGGTCATTTAGACATGACATGATAGATGATGCCTCGGGGTTACACAGAACATACAAGAGCGTCCCAGAAACCACATTTAAAACCATCTCAGGGGCATCGGTCAGTGCCAATGTTTCTACGGCTCGGACTGGTAACCAGAGTGCACTGTTTGCCAGTGATGTCCAAGAGCCCGCTGCATCATTTGAAAGCACCTCCTCATTTGCCGCAATCCCTTTGCAGCCTGTACCTCATTGCTCTGGACCATTGAATGGATTCATGTCTGGGCCGCTTGAGAGAGGTTTTGCTTCTGGTCCTTTGGAAAGGGGAGGTGGTTTCATGTCCGGGCCGATTGAGAAGGGTGTAATGTCTGGTCCACTTGATGCTACTGATAAATCTAACTTCTCTGCACCACTTGCACGCATTCGGAGAAGACCAGGCCTCCAACGTCTCATGAGGAGTGTGAGCGGGCCTGTGAGGAACACTTTCTCCCGGACCTTCTCAAAACATTCCGGGGGGCCTAGTTGGATGCAACGGTTTTTCTTGCACCCGGTGTCTCAATTGGCCTGGCATCCTAAGGAGCCAAAGTTTCGAGCCGATGCCTCACGAAACTGTCCTGAAGGTGTGCAATCTGAAGGGGAGTATAGATGTATTCACAACCTGCAATGGGCTCATGGCAAGGCTGGTGAAGATAGAGTTCAAGTTGTGCTTTCGGAAGAACAAGGATGGTTGTTTATTGGGATATATGATGGTTTTAGTGGGCCAGACGCACCAGAGTTTCTGATGAGCCATCTTTATAAAGCAATAGACAGAGAACTGGAAGGACTGCTTTGGGATTATGAAGACAAACCTCTTATCGATCCATTGAAACCTGAACCCCATAATGCTGGACATAGAGAAGCAGCTTCAGAGTCCAGCAAGGTGGACCAGCCGAATCCTGATTCAAGTCAAATAATTTATTGTGGTTTAGAGGATGTGTGCAGACATCAATTTGTTAGAGGTCAATCTTCTAACTGTGAAATAGTTGAGGAAAATGAAGAAGTTAGGATGGGTGTCGAACCCAGTTGTGAAAAGCCCTGCATCTCAGGAACTGCAGCTGTTTCTGTGCCAGCTGCAAACTCGAGTGGTCAAGGCAGAAAAAGTATGCGGCTTTATGAGCTACTTCAGATGGAGCCTTGGGATGGACAAGGTTCTAATTTAGTCTTGGAAGTCGGGAACCGAAGAAAGGTTTCATGGGATTGTCAATTGAGCCAAGAAACTTTGGATTCTAGGCAAAACTTACAAGAAAATCAGGCAAGGTCTTGCTCGTTGGACCCCAAAGGAGATAGTTGTAGCCATCGGGGTGAAGATCCCACTACTTCGGGTGAAGACGTAGGGGTTAGGGTCGAATCCGCTAATCATAGTGTTGTAACTGCTCTTTCTGTTTCAAGGCAAAGGCAGAATACTAGAAAGTCATTAATCAGTTCAAAGATTAGAAAAATGTATCGGAAGCAAAAGTCCTTGCGTAAGAAACTTTTTCCTTGGAGTTATGATTGGCACAGAGAGGAGAGTTTTGTTGATGAAAGAATGGTGGAGCCCTCGGGGCCTATTAGGAGATGCAAATCTGGTGTTATTGATCACGATACGGTTTTAAGAGCAATGGCTCGAGCTCTTGAAAGAACCGAAGAGGCTTACATGGAAATGGTGGAAAAGGCTCTTGACAAAAATCCGGAGCTTGCTTTGATGGGGTCATGTGTTCTAGTAATGTTAATGAAGGATCAAGATGTCTATGTCATGAACCTAGGGGATAGCCGTGTGATCTTGGCTCAAGAAAGACCAAATGACCGTTATCCTAATCCAAGTTTTTTGAAAGATGATGTGAGACATAGGAATAGATCCAGAGAGTCATTAGTGCGTATGGAGTTGGACAGAATATCGGAGGATTCTCCAATGCATAATCAGAACAGTCAGCTTAGCAAGATAAATAAAAGCAGAGAGGTTTCGTTATGCAGATTGAAAATGAGAGCAGTACAGCTTTCCACCGATCACAGCACAAGTGTTGAAGAGGTGTGTTTCCAATTTTCTTAACGATTTAATTTTGTTActgttatttgatttttctataaaaaatttatgtcattttgatTTGTGTATTCTATCTTTGACATTTCTCTGTTACATTTTTTGCGTAAAATGTACCTATGTGCCCCTTTTCATTTTATGCAATTCTATTAACACCGATTGAGTTTCCAGTTCTTTTAATCACAAAGATATTGTATGCAATTGTTCTAATCAATTACTTCTTTACACTTTCTATTGAAATCGTTCAAGCAAATTAGTCACATGAGAACAGTTGTATACTGCAGGAGATGTGATTAAAGAAAGTTGCTGTTGAGTGAGTGTGTGGAGTCCTACATATCTCATGTGACCAATTCTGTTAATGATTGGAACAGGAAATGAATGGTAATAGTTGATTAAAATAATCGGTTACAAAAATTGATTGGAAACCCAAGGGGACCACAGGGCTCTAGatgtatttattttactttctcagttattttgtaaattgtaaAACGGTGTTTTACCCCTGTTCTCATGAGTATTTGTGCATTTGAATGCCACATTTGTAGAACTTATTGACCATGGCTGCCAAACTGTCCACTTCATCTTAGAATTAACTTTTTTGTTGTATATTATCTAAATTATATAATACatcttataatttatattataaattatataatataaatttatattataaattatataatataaatttatattataatatataatataatatatacctTGTAAATTATGCCTTTGATTTAATTCCCAGTTTTTATGTACTTCACATTTGCTTATGGACTATTTGTCATTACACTAGAACAGTAGTTAGTCATTTGCTCAAACAACAACTGGTCTTTCTGTTGTGCCTATTACTTAAATCTAAattgtacttataaaaaaaatagatctaATTGGCAGAATTTGGCTGCCAAACCCATGCCTACTAGTTAGGGCTGTGACGAGTCGAGTATTGCATGTTCGGACTCGGCTCGACTACATTAGATATGTGTTCAAACTTGGCTCGAACTCGAGCTGAGTTTTGGAGACCTGTTCAAACTCTGCTCACTGAGACCCTAGTcatgttcaagcttggctcgaaCTTAGTAAGGGTCCCTAGCCGAGCCCCCAAATGAGTACACGATTGGCTCAAGCTTgagatatttttattataaattatgattcttaaataattgaattaagAATCTGAAAGTTAAAAATGTGGCAAATATTAATATTTCATTCATGCATCAAGCTAGGCGTGCTATGCACAAGTTATTTAGATTTACAAACCCAAGCATTAGCTTCCCTTTCTATAGGGATTCTCTTGTGGGATTATTTTGCACCTTCCCAATGTGGGATTTGGGAGGAAAGGATAAATTAGTAAGTCTTTGTTTGGTGCCAAAATTCATTTTGATCCCTTTGGTCTTGATGCATTGGTTCAAAGACCTTGAAGTCTTGCTTAAGGTTCGCACTCCCAGGGTTTTGATCGACTTTGTATTCTGTGAGCTTCATCCGTCTGGTGAGGACAGGTGCAAGTGAGGCAAATGCCTAGAGTCTTTTGTTTGTTAAGCAAAGAGCAGGATTTGTTGTAATTCATCTCAAGGAAGATTGATTATTCTAGCTGGATCTTGATTCTTACTTCATCTCAAGGAAGATTGATGATTCAAGTTGGATCTCGGTTCTTACCTCATGTacaatgaataaaaattgtgacGTTCTTTGGCCAGTTGTAAG
Coding sequences within it:
- the LOC132171674 gene encoding protein phosphatase 2C 32, giving the protein MGNGTSRVVGCFVPFNGKNGVDLEFLEPLDEGLGHSFCYVRPSIFESPAITPSNSERYTVDSSTLDSETLSGSFRHDMIDDASGLHRTYKSVPETTFKTISGASVSANVSTARTGNQSALFASDVQEPAASFESTSSFAAIPLQPVPHCSGPLNGFMSGPLERGFASGPLERGGGFMSGPIEKGVMSGPLDATDKSNFSAPLARIRRRPGLQRLMRSVSGPVRNTFSRTFSKHSGGPSWMQRFFLHPVSQLAWHPKEPKFRADASRNCPEGVQSEGEYRCIHNLQWAHGKAGEDRVQVVLSEEQGWLFIGIYDGFSGPDAPEFLMSHLYKAIDRELEGLLWDYEDKPLIDPLKPEPHNAGHREAASESSKVDQPNPDSSQIIYCGLEDVCRHQFVRGQSSNCEIVEENEEVRMGVEPSCEKPCISGTAAVSVPAANSSGQGRKSMRLYELLQMEPWDGQGSNLVLEVGNRRKVSWDCQLSQETLDSRQNLQENQARSCSLDPKGDSCSHRGEDPTTSGEDVGVRVESANHSVVTALSVSRQRQNTRKSLISSKIRKMYRKQKSLRKKLFPWSYDWHREESFVDERMVEPSGPIRRCKSGVIDHDTVLRAMARALERTEEAYMEMVEKALDKNPELALMGSCVLVMLMKDQDVYVMNLGDSRVILAQERPNDRYPNPSFLKDDVRHRNRSRESLVRMELDRISEDSPMHNQNSQLSKINKSREVSLCRLKMRAVQLSTDHSTSVEEEVFRIRAEHPDDNQAVFNDRVKGQLKVTRAFGAGFLKRPICNEALLEMFRIDYLGTVPYVSCIPSLIHHRLSSSDRFLVLSSDGLYQYFSNEEVVAHVTWFMENVPEGDPAQYLIAELLFRAAKKNGMDFHELLDIPHGDRRKYHDDVSVMVVSLEGRIWRSSG